The Syngnathus scovelli strain Florida chromosome 7, RoL_Ssco_1.2, whole genome shotgun sequence DNA window GCCTTGGCAAAGTCCATCTCTCTTTAGTTGCCATCTGTTTTTCAGTCACATACGGCAATCTTTCAAAGCGTCGCATGATCTAAGGGGTTGAaacacaacatcatgagattaaAGGTAgagcccgaaaaaaaaaagacatccgtCACCACTCCATATCCTGGACATTTAGACGAGCGTTGTGTAAAACTTACCATCCTGAAAAGTTCCTCAAGGTGTTCCTCACAAGCGTAGGTCTTTACAACTTCAACAAAATACCGAATTAGCAAAGAGCCTGTCCCTGGGTGTCGGTATGCCTTGGTATCTGaggaggtgggaaaaaaaaaaagtttgttgacTAGCAAATGATTCGAGAAAGGCGGGCCAAATAGTCACAATCTTGTTTCCTCTAATACAGTTCAGCTTCGATTCAAAATGTTTTATCCTTGTGACTTAATGGCCTTCCTAAATGGACAAGAAAGGTAGGCGGAGATGCACTGACCAGGCGTGCAAGAGAGAAGAGCGCCGAAATCTTTCTCTTTGTGGACATATTGACAGCCACCGGCATCATCAGACCAGAGCGGACCCGCATCATCGCTCACGGGCACCGCCCCTTTCTCATCTGAAACAGACAACATGGTCCGGGTGACGACATTCCAAAATGTGTCTTCAATCTGAGCGCCGTTGCGTTCACTCACTTCCTCGACAGGCTTGGATGATGATGATCTTGGGTTTGTCGATCAGCGCCTTGCAGTTGGCTGAGTTCAGATGTGTGTAAATGTTATCGATGGGAAACACATCCTCTTTATCCGCCGTTTGGGTCTTGTTCCAGTTGACGCCGAGGATCGATCCCAGTTTCCCGTGAGACATGATGACCACAAACACGCTGTCTGTGTCTTTGAGTTTGGAATGTTTGGAGAAGTCAAAGACAGCCTTGTCCATTTCCTGCCAGAACCAACGCTGGTTGGTAAGAAACTCTGAATTTTTTTGGAAACTttcaaaaaaaagtgtttgttaCCTGTCCTGTGAGGTTGGTGTATTTAACCACCTCATATCCTAAAGCTTGCAACAGCCTGTACATGTTCCACTCATCTACCTCAGCTCCAGCTCTGTCAAGACTCTTGTCCTTAAATTTGATATTGGTGATAAGCAGAGCCACACGACTCCGTACGGACTCTTTAGTCACAGGATAGATCTAAAATAATATGCAATTATGTAAATGATGTTGCCAAGGAAACAGGCATCCTTAAATTCTTAGTTCAAAAAGCATGACTCTTAATGACAAAATTTCTCTATGAAAGTGTACATTCCATTAGTGTGGAGAAAATACCTCTGAGTTATTCTTTTTGGAATCCCAAAAGGACCTTTGGCAAGGGATGAGTTCGGTTGACCACTGACAATCCGCCTCGGGGGTAGCTGGAGACAACAAAACATGCAAGTCAATGCAACTTGTCTGTTTATATTGAGGACATGCTGTGAAACTCGTCATCTCACCATGGGGAGGCTCGGCGGGGAGTTTCAATTTTTCGAAGAGCATCGGGTCCCTCTTTTTAATGGAAGTTATGAAAATCCAGCTTGCCTTATCACCTTTTTTCCTCACTGAGTCAATGAGGACACCAGCTTTGTCTGCTCTGCCGTTAACCACATCCAAGATATTCTCCTGCTCTCCGTCATTCAAGACTTTATCATCCAAAAGGTCGTTTAGAAGTTGTTTGATTACTGGCAAGGTCACGTTTTCAATAAACGGCGTTCTCACGCCCTTTAGTTCTTCTGTAAGAAGCACAAAACAGTATCACAGAGGGCAATGTAGTTTTATTTGCACAAAAGAACTAAAGAACAAATCAAATCGAAACCACTTGTGGCTACAAGGCTACAGAAAAGAACAAAACCTTTGACCCCAATCTACCTCATAAAATCAAATGCAAACTATATTTGAAGTACGTCAAGTTGCTTTTAGAAAAGTTGGTTTTAGAACCAAAATGTTCGGTTACAGCATAGTTGCAACACGCTATTTACTAATCATAAACAACAGTTCGCACCCTCAATGCCGTTTATTAATGATTTGTAATAACCTCATCCCGTAAGGCCACGCCAACAAGTTAAGCGCGCTCTGCTTTTACTCaaatgaaagttgaatgaaaaTTAATCGACTTCACTGTCCTCGACAAAATCGATGAGCTACTCTACTTTCTTGTTTATTCTATTTTTCCGTCAGGCCGACGCCCGAACGGAAGTTTTGCAAAAGtgaaagtaaagaaaaaaatagttcTGGAAAGAATTAcgaaaagatgaaaaaaaaaattaaaagctcACCAGCCATCTATAGTGTCTCTCGAGGCGAAGTAGTGCTTGAAAGAAAAGGTGAGAGTTAGCAAGAGTTTGTTCTGTTGTCCCTGCTGTGCTGCACGAGTCTTTATCTTCCAATGTGCGTGAACGTGTTATTACACTCTTATAAGAGACTGCGTGGGTTggcggtgggggtgggggtaaaaactacaaaacattctaaaggttttttttttaatttattgtaaCAGCAATACAGAGGACACTCAAAAATACGTACACATATAGTCAAGACTAgtttaaggttagggttttttGGAGTATAGTATAAAAGGGAATAGCAGTGAATGGTAAATGGTCTTTCACTATATAAGCACTTTTCCGGTTGCTTAGAGAGGATTGCGCAGGAATGCTCCAAGATGAGTTCAGTAGAGGAAAACACCACTTTAACATGACTTGAAGCTCAAAAGATGTTCTGATTAAGAATTACAGTATGCTGAAATCAGTCGAAGCGTTCTAAAACGACTGCACCGTCAGTCCACCCAGTGGCGCTACACTGTTGCATTTAATCATTACGAGTAATGAGAAGAACGAAGAAGAATCACATCGTCTTAaagacaaaatggccgactcttTCCGTATGACGGAGCTATTCGTAATGCAGACACTCCACATTACAACATCCCGGAGCAGGAGCGACGTAGCGTGACAGCTTTGCCCGTCCTGCGAATGATAATGTACGTTGACAGAAAACACACGTCATCTTCATGATGACATTGTTGCTCGTTGTCAAGGGCTAGCTTCGTAATTAGCTTCCGTAGCTAGCCTGACATTAGTCAGTTACATGATCGTCCTCCGGTTGAAGCAAACATTTTACAGTCTGGATAAACACATTTCCACAACAATAACGAATGACTCCGAATACTTAGCCGACACGATGAGGGTTTGTCGGTTTCAATGTTAACGTGACAAAGCGCGGACGTTAGTTATCAGCGAGATGATTCGAAAGTTATTTCAGCTACGCGTTACGCGGTTTATGTTTGAATTAACATTGTGTTCTTCGTTGTTTTGTTCCTCGGGCAGTCTTCTTTGAAGGATGATGGCTCAGAGGCCTGAACGTCGTCGGATCCATCTCGACCAATCACAGCTGCTTTGTACCAAAGGATGTGATTTTTATGGCAACGCAGCTTGGCAGGGCTTGTGCTCCAAGTGCTGGCGAGAGGAAAACCAGCGGGATAAGCAAAAACAGATCCAGGAAGACTGTGCTCTCGCTGAGAGGTTTGTCGGCAACGTCTTCGCTCTATTGAGACAATATTGGTTTAGAGACTCTTTATGTGCTAGTAATATTCTCATCCTACCTGCTAGTTCATTCTCAAGAAAAGTAATAGATTGTAGCCGAACTGTTTTGGTTGTTTCGGAAGATGTTTCTTGGAGTAGGCTTAAACAGTTCATGGAATAGCGGCAGTCCTTGCATTGACTCGAAAGAGAGGCTTCGGCAAGCCAAAAACATTCTTCTCGAGTCGAATCACTGTTGTTATTACTAGAACGTTCAGTCCTTTAATGGCAATAGAGGCACCTAAAGGCCCAGAGTGGCTTTGTTGTTAGTTTAAAAACTATTAAGTCACTTTGATAGGGCTGACAAGACGCATTGTACTTGTTACCgtggagaccccccccccccccaagactCTTTCGTTGTCCTTCCTGCTCATCCACATCCCCGGCCGGGCGCTTTAGTCTTGTCTCATCCACCGCAGGTTGCagcgagaggaagaggaagcctACGCGAGCAGATATCAGAAGGCCCAGCCGCAGCCTGCTGTCACACCTTTCAACAAGTTTGAGGAACGGAAGACCAAGGAAAAGCCCAGCAAGGTCAACCCCGTCGCCAAGTTTTTCACGCCCTCCATCAAAATACCACCCAAAAAAGGTAAGGCCTTTTGACAGATCAGCCCGTACCGCTGCTATGAAAAGTCAAAGATGTCACTAACCGCTCAAACTGCCCGTCACTGGTAACACACTTGTTTTTTGAAGGGGACGGCCAAGCAGGGCACAATATGATTGGCTGCTTTCAGAGTCTGTGATAGGCCAGCACTTTGAAGTTAATGATGGAAGGCCAGCGGCTTTTTTTCCCCGCTTCTTGTCATCTGAGCAGAGAGGGGAGTGGTGAGCAGTAAACCATACGCTCAAGTCTAGATTCAGTCGATCTCTTGATGTGTGTGAGAAGAGCCGTTCTAAACCTGCTCCCGAAGTAAAGTGCTTTGCCACAGCTTTAGTTTTCATTTGGCACGATATAAAAAGGATTGACTGGAAGGAAATATTAGCTTTTTCACACAACAAGCTCAAAGGTGAGATAAATCCATAAAACACTTCCCCCGCTAGATGCCACCACCTCTTTGGATGCTCAGTCCAGCCCGAGCTCCTTCCCCACATCGAGCCGACCCTCCTCGGCGGACACCGACCGCGCGACGAGGGAGTTCATCGATTTCCTCAAGCCTCTGAAATACGGCCAGCAGATCTTTAAACAGTGTCGAGCCTTCACGGAGAGCATGGCCTACAAGCGGGTGAGCTCCCTGTAACTGTAAAGTCTGCGAGGCTTGGCGGAACATCCTAAGAGTCATTTGCCGTATTGTCCCCCCTTGTATTAGGACATGGGTGCTGAGGACATGTCCGAATGCGTTCAGGACTTCTACCAGTCTCTCTCGGAACGCCTTCACACTCAATTCAAAGGTAGGAAAATGCTTGTGTTGCTTTTTTGGGCTCTTCTCATGttgctcttcttcttttttttgctctcaGGCTCGTCCGAGTACATCGAGGGCATCATGGACCAAGTGGAGAGATATATCACGACGCGTTTGTACAAGGAAGTGTTTTGTCCGGAAACGTCTGACGATGAGAAGAAAGACCTGGCAGTACAGAATAGGATCAGGTTTGTAGACGAAGGACGCGGTCGTAATTCCAAAATGGTTTCCTCGATAAATTACGTATTTTCGATAAATTAAGTATTCAATTAACAACAAGACCCGTTTTTACATTTGTGACATTGGCGCGATATTCTTTTTGTCCACTTGGGGCCACCATCCTCATGTTTTCCACTTGTTATTCACAGAGCCTTGCACTGGGTCACCATTGAGATGCTGGGTGTTCCCGTCGACGAGGAGATCCCAGAGGCTTCCGACAGCGTGGTTAAAGCCATCACGGGTGAGCCTCACAGATAACAGCATCTTGGGTTTCCGACGGCACCGATGTAAGACTCCGCCTCTCGCCAGACGTGATCGAAATCGATTCCAAGCGAGTGCCCAAGGACAAGCTGGCGTGCATCACGCGCTGCAGCAAGCACATCTTCAACGCCATCCGCATCAGCAAGAAGGAGGCGGCGTCGGCGGACGACTTCCTGCCCACGCTCATCTACATCGTGCTGAAGGCCAACCCACCGCGCCTTCAGTCCAACATTCAGTACATCACTCGCTTCTGCAACCCCAGCAGGCTCATGACCGGAGAGGATGGCTACTACTTCACTAATCTGGTGAGGAACGCAAACATAAAGCGACTGCATTTAAAAATGAGACACTTTTTGACACGGATGGACTTTTGAGTTGACTTCCTAATTGCCCCATAGTGgaagttaactttttttttttcccctaactcAAATTTACCGGTTGTATCTAAAGGAAACAAAACACAATGTTGCACTACTGCAACATGTCCACTAGGAGGCAGTGTAGACCTCGTTAATTCGGATTGGTACATAACAGTGAcacgggattttttttctgctttgacTTGCAAACAGCATGTAAGACATGAGCGTTGTATTAGGGCAATTAAGTCAACTCATTTCACACCAAGCAGCAGTTTGGCAGAGTCAAGAAATCTTGAAAAACGAGGTTTGGACAATTTGGAATCAAATAAGGTCTCTAAGCAAGCTTGTGCCCATTCTCTTCTCAGTGCTGCGCCTTGACCTTCATTGAGAAACTGGACGGCAAGTCACTCAACCTGACCTCTGAGGAGTTTGACCGTTACATGTCCGGTGGGTCCCCCAACCGGCCCCAGGCGGGCGGCGCCGCGTTCATCCAGGTGCACAAGCGCCTGGACCTACTGACGGGCCTCGGCGAGCGGCAGGAGCTCGTCATGGAGCGGGCGCGGCAGCTGGAGAGCGACCTCATCGACTGGACGGACGAAGTGGAGCAGAACGTGCAGAGCGTCCTGGACACTTTTGAGGCGCGGAGCCCTCCCGCCGGCGGCGCGGCGACGGGCGCGCCGGCGGCCGCTTCGGCTATCGACTCTGATAACGTTGAGAATGAGCACCTGCCACCGCCGCTGACGCCGCAAGTGTTTGCCGGTTGATGCACGAGGAACTTTCCATCCTTCCTTCCATTCATTCAAATTGAAAGGCCTGAAACACCTTCGAATGCACGGTATGAGTAATCCATCATGATGAGGTCTCACCTATTATTCGTTCTGAGATCAGAGTTGCTCTTTTCGAAGCACTTTAAtgattttaaacattatttcatTAAGGATAGTGCAGACACTGTTTTCAGGTGTGCCCTGTAGCAGCGGCGTCCGTTCGGACATTGTGTGTATAATATTTAGATTTTAATCAATTTCTTATAGCTCTTTTGTAGCcatctggtgttttttttttttttttttcttttgagacgAGGCTTTAAAACTTAATTTCTTAGAGTAGCACTCCAGAAGCTGAAAGAGCGTTTCACACACTGGCCACAACATTAAGTACACTCGCACAATCTTTTGAGGTTCATTATCTGAACTGAATCTAAAGATGGCCTTTACAAATATGATCATGCTCACTTTTGATCATCTTAGTCATTATTGTGTATTATGTTTAGTGGAGtattatatttttgtaaatGTGAATTCTATTTAATGGGGTGGCCAAGTGAGTGGGCGGAGAGGTTTAAAACATCTTCATAGGTTTGTTACCGTTTCATATAGGAGTCAATACTGTCCTTATTTAATAACTTATTGGGAAaaattgtgtgtgcgcgtgttaaGCGATGATGACTAATAAAAGCTGAGAGCAGAACGCCTGTCAACTCTGCTTACGCTGTACTTTCACACAAGTCGCTGCAATTGTGCAACGTCAGATAGAAGAGGGGGGTCACACTATTTCTACACTTATCTATTATACTGGGAAATCTAAAACAAGTCATTGGTAAATGTTATGAAACATTAGTTTCAAATCTCACGCTATTATTAGGACTTTGGAATTGTGATTTCTCAATTTAGGCGTTTTAGTTTattgcagttttgtttttttgatgaTGTAAGCGCCAAATGAGTCACAGTAGCAACACACTTTCAATTTACTGCAACACACACCGTTTATGTAAAGTACAGGCATAAATTGCCAATGTATTTCACTTCCCTAAATCACAGTTTTTGGAGAATAAAAGAAATTATAGGAGGGTTCCTGTGTTAcatgttaagtttttttttaaacaagaaaaatattttcacttCCTTATTTTTGGGAATAAAGGTTGGCGCCCATCAAGAACCGAAAACATAGTCACGATGATAGCAACAATATCTTTCCTTGGTAAGTGTCAaccaaatatgtgtgtgtgtgtgtgtggaccacgtatatttgatttaaaaaaatgaccatgtataaTTGAGGTATAGCgaggcttttttttaaatgaaaaaaaattatgtataTTAAAGTTTTTTTGTACATGGTACTATTTCTTAGTATATATGGTCTGTTTTTCCACTattcatatctttttttttttttttttacaaaaaaagctTAACTACACATGGccagtttttaataaaaaaaaaaaaaaccttactatacatggtcattttttaatatctatttttttatctCATGCTCAAATGTATTTTCTATTTCAGTTCTTTCCACACTACCACAATTTGTAGTCCCCATCGGTAAGACACTTGAATTGTCGTTGAACATAATCGTGGTCATCGcaaatttttcactttttttttttcccttccttttCCTGTCTAGAGATCTCCTACGAAGCCCGAGCAGAGTTGGTGTCAGGACATTCTCGGGTGTTCCTTGGTGAACATGTCCAGCTTAGATGCAGCATTCCTGATGGCAGCAAGTCGATATGGAATTATTTGTGGTTCAAGGGATCTAAGCAGCTTGAGCACCACACGGAAATGTTGACcctgcaaggcttccatagcgaCAGCGGCGCGTTTCAGTGCCGAGGAGTCAGGGACTCGGCCGTGGGAAACATCTATACCCGTAAAAGCCCACCTGTGGAAATAAATGTGGACGGTaaggtatatttttatttaatgtgaTTCTTTGTTGTCTCAAATCGCAATTGTCTCCATCTTTTTCTGTGCTCTTCTTTTCAGGAGGTTGGGCCATCCTCCAGGTCCCGCAACATCCGGCCTTGGTCGGAGAGACCTTAAATGTAACCTGTCGCGTCCGCGGCCGCCCCCGAGTCCATGAGGTGGTTTTGTATAAAGATGGCGTGGAAGTCCTGAGGGGGAGTGGCTTCAATCCAAAATTGAGCTTGCCCCTCCTCAGCATGGAGGATCAAGGACTGTATACCTGCAGGGCGTCTTGGGATGACAGCAGACGAACTCATTCAGTGATTTCAAATGATGTTCAAGTTAATGTCTCAGGTGAGTTCATGTGCTGCTTCTGTTAAATCATGGGTCTTAACAGACACAGTATTTATTATACATCAATGTTCTGCTCTCTCTCAGAGGTTCTGACTCAGCCTGTGCTCGAAGTGGTCACAGAAAACGTCCCGCTCTCAGCGAGTATGATGAAGCTCATTTGCCATGTCCAGTACAACGCCCGCGCTCCGGCGCCTCCCATTCACTACTTCTTCTACCTGGATGACAGACGTTTGGGGACGGCTATGTCCGAGAACTTTGATTTGGTCAAACGGAGACCGGGTCTGTACAGATGCAAGGTCAAGGTACGCCAGCTTGGTCTGTGTAAGTGGAGTGAAGCCGAAGCGTTTGAAGAGTGATAAGGACATATTGCTTTGAGATGAATCAAATGAATCacaaatgaatcaatgaatTCAATCACATGTCCACATTTGTGAATTAAATGAATCATTTATCGCAAATGAATCAATGAAATAACATGTTCGCATTTGTGAATCAAATGAATCACTTATCACAAATGAATCaatgaaataaataacatgttCGCATTTGTGAATCAAATGaatcacttatcaaaaatgaatCAATGAAATAAATCACTCTAATATGTACACATTTGTGTATGGCTTAAAATTATTTGAACAGCAACAAGAATTACACATTATttagtttataaaaaaaaaagaatttattGAAAAGCATAATACAAAATAGTACATAGATAAGAATGGCAATTCTCCATGAATTGTAACACTACGGCACATTTGAAGAGCGCTCATGAATAGCCAATCCCCCGCTAGTTCATCATTATGTCGAGTAAAGTAGGAATCCAGAGAAGATGCTGTCGTCCTCACTGCTGGCGTACACCCCGTTCCAGTCTCTGAGGGTCTCCATCCACACCTGATCCCCCGCCGCCAAACGTAGCACAACCAGAGTAGACGCCTGGTCGATGTCCTGTCCGTACAGCGAGTCTCTCGTCCTGACCCGCCGCGAGCCGTTCACCACCAGCGTGGCGCGCAGGGGTTGATTGCGTACGGTGatgtggaaggagaagacgtacACGCCGGCGTGGATGCACACGAAGCTATTACTGGTGACGTTGAAGTGGTTCTCTTCGTTGTAGAAGATTTTGTCAAAGCGGATGGGGAAGCCGGATGGCGGGAAGGATCTTCTCGGGGAGATGCCGACGCTAAAGGCCGAGCGTTTCTGAGGAACGCCTGAACCCTTTGCCCCTTTGAAGCCCCGCATCCCCCGCTCCCCTCGCATTCCGTGGTAACCTCTATCCCCTTTTGGCCCCTGCACCCCTCGAACACCTTGCGGACCCTGTGCCCCTCTCACCCCAGGTTCTCCTTGCGCTCCAGGAGGTCCAGGATCCCCGCGTACGCCGACGGGACCCGGAGCACCGTGCTTGCCGTTGATCCCCGGAATTCCCATCGCACCCGGAATTCCCGGCGAGCCGGTGTCTCCACGATCACCTTTTGGCCCCCTTTCTCCAAATGTGCCACACTCCCCTTTATCACCCTTATCTCCTTTTGGACCAAGAATCAATCCAGGGCCTCCAGGTGGCCCTTCTTTGCCCGGTTCTCCTTTCTCACCAGCAATCCCATTCTGTCCAGGTTCGCCTTTTTGCCCGTCATAGCCTTTAATGCCTTGCATGCCTATCTCACCTTTCACTCCTTTTAGCCCAACGTCACCTGCAGAGTAAAAACGTTGATTCAAAATCCAGCTCAGAAGTATGCAGCTGACACTTGTTTGGGACGGTCACGCTTTGGTACCTTTCTGCCCTGGTTTTCCCGAAACTCCTGGGTATCCACTTGGGCCATTGTTTCCCCTTTCACCCTTGTCCCCTAGTAAACAGAGTTTGTGAATTTGCATAAATTACTAATGTATTTCGGAGTGATCATCATAGCCGTTTCTGACGAATCTGAGAAAATATATGCTGAACATAAGGGTTCCAAGAATTGACCCTTGAGGGACTCCATTTGTCATTAGTCTATTAATCAGATTCAAAACTTCCATAAGTCCATTCTTCCAAATAGGACCTGAACCATTTGAGGACTGTTTCGGGACTTTGTCTTATTCAATTTTCTAACCAATTAAcccaattttgtcatttaaaattgTAATTGGTTTGTGGGGCAATTATCATTGAGCACTATTAACTCTGCCTAGTAACAAGTAAGCTGTTAGGCAATATAAAGAAACAATTTTAGACACAGCATGAAATGCtagttaaaaaggttttagaaatTGGAATGAAATACCTTTCTCTCCTTTAACCCCCTTGAGACCACTCGTTCCCGGTGGCCCAGGTGAGCCAGATGATCCGGTAAAGCCTCTTTCCCCCGGTGGCCCTAGATAGATCTCAAGTTTAAAAGGCAGaagaaactaaaaaaaatataaaaggtAAGAGAAACATTTCATTACCTGTCAGGCCATTGTCTCCCTTTGGCCCTTGGGGTCCTCTCTCAGGAGGGCAGCACTCACAGAAGTtgaagtaacactcgttgtaaTCCAGGGTGTAGT harbors:
- the LOC125972695 gene encoding caspase a, whose protein sequence is MAEELKGVRTPFIENVTLPVIKQLLNDLLDDKVLNDGEQENILDVVNGRADKAGVLIDSVRKKGDKASWIFITSIKKRDPMLFEKLKLPAEPPHATPEADCQWSTELIPCQRSFWDSKKNNSEIYPVTKESVRSRVALLITNIKFKDKSLDRAGAEVDEWNMYRLLQALGYEVVKYTNLTGQEMDKAVFDFSKHSKLKDTDSVFVVIMSHGKLGSILGVNWNKTQTADKEDVFPIDNIYTHLNSANCKALIDKPKIIIIQACRGNEKGAVPVSDDAGPLWSDDAGGCQYVHKEKDFGALLSCTPDTKAYRHPGTGSLLIRYFVEVVKTYACEEHLEELFRMIMRRFERLPYVTEKQMATKERWTLPRLFYFFPGI
- the rabgef1l gene encoding RAB guanine nucleotide exchange factor (GEF) 1, like isoform X2, whose product is MMAQRPERRRIHLDQSQLLCTKGCDFYGNAAWQGLCSKCWREENQRDKQKQIQEDCALAERLQREEEEAYASRYQKAQPQPAVTPFNKFEERKTKEKPSKVNPVAKFFTPSIKIPPKKDATTSLDAQSSPSSFPTSSRPSSADTDRATREFIDFLKPLKYGQQIFKQCRAFTESMAYKRDMGAEDMSECVQDFYQSLSERLHTQFKGSSEYIEGIMDQVERYITTRLYKEVFCPETSDDEKKDLAVQNRIRALHWVTIEMLGVPVDEEIPEASDSVVKAITDVIEIDSKRVPKDKLACITRCSKHIFNAIRISKKEAASADDFLPTLIYIVLKANPPRLQSNIQYITRFCNPSRLMTGEDGYYFTNLCCALTFIEKLDGKSLNLTSEEFDRYMSGGSPNRPQAGGAAFIQVHKRLDLLTGLGERQELVMERARQLESDLIDWTDEVEQNVQSVLDTFEARSPPAGGAATGAPAAASAIDSDNVENEHLPPPLTPQVFAG
- the rabgef1l gene encoding RAB guanine nucleotide exchange factor (GEF) 1, like isoform X1 — encoded protein: MMAQRPERRRIHLDQSQLLCTKGCDFYGNAAWQGLCSKCWREENQRDKQKQIQEDCALAERLQREEEEAYASRYQKAQPQPAVTPFNKFEERKTKEKPSKVNPVAKFFTPSIKIPPKKDATTSLDAQSSPSSFPTSSRPSSADTDRATREFIDFLKPLKYGQQIFKQCRAFTESMAYKRDMGAEDMSECVQDFYQSLSERLHTQFKGRKMLVLLFWALLMLLFFFFLLSGSSEYIEGIMDQVERYITTRLYKEVFCPETSDDEKKDLAVQNRIRALHWVTIEMLGVPVDEEIPEASDSVVKAITDVIEIDSKRVPKDKLACITRCSKHIFNAIRISKKEAASADDFLPTLIYIVLKANPPRLQSNIQYITRFCNPSRLMTGEDGYYFTNLCCALTFIEKLDGKSLNLTSEEFDRYMSGGSPNRPQAGGAAFIQVHKRLDLLTGLGERQELVMERARQLESDLIDWTDEVEQNVQSVLDTFEARSPPAGGAATGAPAAASAIDSDNVENEHLPPPLTPQVFAG
- the rabgef1l gene encoding RAB guanine nucleotide exchange factor (GEF) 1, like isoform X3; amino-acid sequence: MMEGQRLFFPASCHLSREGSDATTSLDAQSSPSSFPTSSRPSSADTDRATREFIDFLKPLKYGQQIFKQCRAFTESMAYKRDMGAEDMSECVQDFYQSLSERLHTQFKGRKMLVLLFWALLMLLFFFFLLSGSSEYIEGIMDQVERYITTRLYKEVFCPETSDDEKKDLAVQNRIRALHWVTIEMLGVPVDEEIPEASDSVVKAITDVIEIDSKRVPKDKLACITRCSKHIFNAIRISKKEAASADDFLPTLIYIVLKANPPRLQSNIQYITRFCNPSRLMTGEDGYYFTNLCCALTFIEKLDGKSLNLTSEEFDRYMSGGSPNRPQAGGAAFIQVHKRLDLLTGLGERQELVMERARQLESDLIDWTDEVEQNVQSVLDTFEARSPPAGGAATGAPAAASAIDSDNVENEHLPPPLTPQVFAG
- the LOC125972142 gene encoding high affinity immunoglobulin gamma Fc receptor I, with translation MIATISFLVLSTLPQFVVPIEISYEARAELVSGHSRVFLGEHVQLRCSIPDGSKSIWNYLWFKGSKQLEHHTEMLTLQGFHSDSGAFQCRGVRDSAVGNIYTRKSPPVEINVDGGWAILQVPQHPALVGETLNVTCRVRGRPRVHEVVLYKDGVEVLRGSGFNPKLSLPLLSMEDQGLYTCRASWDDSRRTHSVISNDVQVNVSEVLTQPVLEVVTENVPLSASMMKLICHVQYNARAPAPPIHYFFYLDDRRLGTAMSENFDLVKRRPGLYRCKVKVRQLGLCKWSEAEAFEE
- the otol1b gene encoding otolin 1b, which encodes MKLMSSQWTLLTIVMVTLTAMFYCEAKTTPKPKQQYTKKPPSQVLPAEPQPPPTYPSQDFPQDHTMNMEHPSVGPDNYTLDYNECYFNFCECCPPERGPQGPKGDNGLTGPPGERGFTGSSGSPGPPGTSGLKGVKGEKGDKGERGNNGPSGYPGVSGKPGQKGDVGLKGVKGEIGMQGIKGYDGQKGEPGQNGIAGEKGEPGKEGPPGGPGLILGPKGDKGDKGECGTFGERGPKGDRGDTGSPGIPGAMGIPGINGKHGAPGPVGVRGDPGPPGAQGEPGVRGAQGPQGVRGVQGPKGDRGYHGMRGERGMRGFKGAKGSGVPQKRSAFSVGISPRRSFPPSGFPIRFDKIFYNEENHFNVTSNSFVCIHAGVYVFSFHITVRNQPLRATLVVNGSRRVRTRDSLYGQDIDQASTLVVLRLAAGDQVWMETLRDWNGVYASSEDDSIFSGFLLYST